The Rhodobacter sp. genome segment AGCGCCGACATGCGCGACGTCGAGGACCGCGCGGCGGCGGGCGACCCGGCGGCGCAACTGGCGATCAACCTATACGCCTATCGGGTGCGCAAATACATCGGCGCCTATGCGGCGGCGATGGGGGGTGTGGACGCGGTGATCTTTACCGGCGGCATCGGTGAAAACTCGGCCTCGATGCGGCGGCGGATCTGCGACGGGCTGGATTTCATGGGCCTCAGGCTGGACCATGACCGCAACATGGCCGTGGACCTGCACGACCACGCGGCGCCGCAGATCCAGGCCTACGGCGCGCGCGTGGCGGTGATCGTCACCGAAACCGCCGAACAGTTGCAGATCGCGCGCGAGGTCGCCGGGCACCTGCAACGCCCCGCGGCGGCGCCACGGCCCTTGCCGGTGGCGGTCTCGGGGCGGCATGTGCATCTGTGTGCGGCCTCGCTGAAGGCGCTGTTCGGCGACGGCTATGCGCTGACGGTGGACAAGCCCCTGCGCCAACCCGGCAACTGGGCGGCCAGAGAGCGCGTCACGCTGATCGGGCCCAAGGGTCGGATCGAGCATGTCGCGATCCTGGGCCCGCTGCGCAAGGCCACGCAGATCGAGGTGTCGCGCACCGACAGTTTCGCGTTGGGGATCGATGCGCCGGTTCGCGATTCGGGGCATCTGGACGGAACGCCGACGATCCGCATCGCGGGGCCGGCCGGTCAGATCGACACCGACGGGCTGATCGTCGCCGCGCGGCACATCCATATCAACCCGGACGACGCCTCTGCGATGGGGCTGCACGACGGGCAAGAGGTGCAGGTGCGCATCGGCGAGGGCGAGCGCGCGCTGACCTTTGGCCGGACCCTGGTGCGGGTGCAGCCGACGGCCTTCACCGAAATGCACATCGATACGGACGAGGCGAACGCGGCCGGGATCGGGCCCGATTGCGAGGGGCAGGTCGTGGCCCTGACCGCACATCCGGTGGTGACCGACTGACGCGGCGCCGGGATGGGCATTGGCGCCCATCCCATCGCGCAGGGGTCAGGCCGGGCGCGGCGTCACGGCGGGCAGGGCGCGCACCGCGATCATGCCGGCCGCCATGGCCAGCGTGAAGATCAGCCCGCCGGCGCCGCTCCAGCCCAGGGCGGCCAGGGCCGGGCCCGGGCAAAAGCCCGACAGCGCCCAGCCCGCGCCGAACAGCACCGAACCGCCCAGCAGGCGCGCGTCGAGGGTCTGGCGCGGCATCGGCGGGATCAGCGCCCCGGTCAGCGCCGCCGGGCGCCGCCGCGCCAGGCGCCAGGCCAGCAGCATCGGCAGGATCGCGCCGCCCAGCACAAAGGCCAGCGTCGGGTCCCATTCTCCGGTCACGTCCAGCCAGCCCTGCACCTTGGCGGTGTCGGTCATGCCCGACACCAGCAGGCCCAGGCCGAACAGGGCGCCCGCGGCGCCGGCGATTGCGGATCGCATGTCAGATCACTCCCAGCAGGTGGCGGGCGACGAAGAAACTGACGGCCCCGGCGCCCAGGTAGCAGGCCGTCGCGACGATCGAGCGCAGCGAGAACCGCGACATGCCGCACACCCCGTGCCCCGAGGTGCAGCCGTTCGCCAGTTTGGTGCCCGCGCCGACCAGAATGCCCGCCAGCGCCAGCATCGGCAGGTCGCCCGAGACGTGGCTGTCAGGCGCACCCAGCGCCAGCACGGCCAGCGCGGGGGCGCCGATCAGGCCCAGCAGAAACGGCAGATCCTCGCGCAGGGTGCGCGGGCCGGCGCCGTTCAGGGCGTTCGACACGATGCCGCTGGCCCCCATGATCCGCCCGTTGCCCAACAACAACAGCGCGGCGGCAAGGCCGATCATCAACCCTCCGGCCAGGCCGAACAGCCAGTCTTGGGGGTGCACAATCAGGGTCATGGCGGCGTCCCGGGCAAAGGGTTTCTGGTGCCGTCAATCTGGCCCTCACATCAAGTCATTGCAATATAACGAAAATAATAAGGCCCCTGTTCCACCCAGGGCGCCCGGCCGGGAACAGCCGTTCACCGGGCCCGGGCCCGGCGCGGGACAGGGTTTCCCTGTGACGCGGATTTCGGGAACAAGCGCCCGGCGCGGGCTGGGGGCCCGCGCGGGCGGCCAGGGGCGACTCAGCCGCCGATCTCGCTGGGGACGATGAAGTCGCGCACCGCGCCCTGACCCCAGGCGATGTCCTTCCAGCTGTCGATTTCGAACGAGGCGACCAGGGTCGCGCCCGTCGGATAGCGGCGGAACTCGGGATTCATCGGCGCCTGTGCCACGATGCGTTCGGCGAATTCCGCGATGCCCGGGTTGTGGCCGATCATCATCACCGTGTCCGTGGTGGCGTGTTTCAGCACCGCCAGCATCACATCGGGCCCGGCGTGATAGAGCGCGGGCTTCAACGTCAGGATCGGCGTGCCGGGCAGGGCCGGGGCGATGCCGGACCACGTCTTGCGGGTGCGCAGCGCGTCCGAGCACAGAACCTCGTCGGGAACATACCCGCGCGAGGCCAGCCATTCGCCGAGATCGGCAGAGGCGGTCTTGCCGCGTTCGTTCAGTGGGCGGTCATGGTCGGCCATCGTCGGGTCATCCCAACTGGATTTGGCGTGCCGCGTCAGGATCAGGCGTTTGCTCATCGGTGGAACCGGCTCATGTGATAGGCGCTTTGTTCCGGCAGTCTTGCATGGCTTTCCCCGGCGGGGCAAGCGCGGCGCGCGGCACAACCATGCGTCATGCAGTCCCGACCCGCCGTGCTGTCCAGATAGGCGTGGCAGCGCGCGGTGTCATAGGCCGTGGCGGACAGCGCGGCGACCGGGCAGGCGCGCGTGCAGGGCCTGTCCACGCAGGTGTCGCAGGGGTTTTCGGCAGGCGGAAGGTGGACCGCGAGGGGCAGCGCCAGCGCCCCCCGGAACGAGGCCCAGAGCCCGCAATCGTGATGCACCAGCATTCCCACCGGCGATTGCCACAGCCGCCCGCTATCGAGCGCCCAGCGAAAGAACGGTGGCCAGGGCGGCCCGTCCGAAGGGAACAGTGCCGTTCCGCCGAATCGCTCGGCGATGGCGCCGAGCACGCGCTTCGACCATCGGTCCAGGGGATCGGGGGCGCCGTCGTGCCATTCGGGCGCGGCCGTGACGCGCGACCACCAGGTCGTGCCGCCCTCGGGGCCGACCAGAACCAGGGACTGGGTGCCGGGCGGGCAGAAGTCCGCGTCCGGCCCGGTCACCGCCAGTGCCAGCAACCCCTCGGCGCAGAGCGCGCCCAGCGGGTCAATCGTGGGCACGCAGCGTCACGCGCGAGGGCGTGGCGCGGATCATCGACCCGGCGCCGAGTTCGGTGAACAGTTCCAGCAGGCAGGCGTTGGGCACCCGCCCGTCCAGGATGACCACCGCGCGCACCCCTTCCTCGATCGCCTGCAAGGCGGTCTCGGTCTTGGGGATCATGCCGCCGACGATGGTGCCGTCGGCGATCATCTCCCGCACCTGGTCGGGGTGGATTTCGGTCAGGACATTGCCGTCCTTGTCCTTGACGCCCGACACATCGGTCAGCAGCAACAGTCGGTCGGCCTTGAGCGCACCGGCGATGGCGCCGGCGGCGGTGTCGCCGTTCACGTTGAAGGTTTCCAGCGCGCTCATGCCGGTCGCGACCGGCGCCACGACGGGAATGATGCCCGCCTTGAACAGGTCGCGCAGCACCTGCACGTTCATTTCGACGGGTTTGCCGACAAAGCCCAGTTCGGGATCGTCGGCGACGCAGACCATGAGGTCGTCATCCTTGCCCGACACGCCCACCGCGCGGCCGCCCTCGTCCATGATGGCCTGCACGATGCGCTTGTTGACCAGCCCCGTCAGCACCATTTCGACCACCTCGACGGTGGCCTTGTCGGTCACGCGCTTGCCGCGCACGAAATCCGACTTGATGCCCAGCCGGCCCAGGAGATCGTTGATCATCGGCCCGCCGCCATGCACGACGACCGGGTTCAGCCCGACCTGTTTCATCAGCACGATGTCGCGGGCAAATTCGGCCATGGCGGTGGCGTCGCCCATGGCGTTGCCGCCGAATTTCACGACGACGACGGCGCCGGAAAAGCGTTGCAGATAGGGCAGGGCCTCGGAGAGGGTGCGGGCGATGGCTTTCCAGTCACGATCCATGTTCTGCTGTCTCATGAAGTGTTATTCCATGCTGGCGATCAGCGCGCGAAGCGTGGCGATACCCTCGCCCTTTTCCGACGAGGTGACAAGCAGCTCGGGATAGGCGGCGGGGTGTTTCGCCAGGGCGGCACGCACCTGCGCAAGCGTTCGGTCCTGTTCGGCCTTGCTGATCTTGTCGGCCTTTGTCAGCACGACCTGAAAGGTCACGGCCGACTTGTTCAACAGGTCGAGGATCTCTTCATCGACCTTCTTGATGCCGTGGCGCATGTCGATCAGCACAAAGGCCCGCCGCAGCGTCGCCCGCCCCGACAGGTAATCCTTGAGCAGCGCGTGCCATTTGCGGACCACGGCCACCGGGGCCTCGGCAAAGCCATAGCCGGGCAGGTCCACCAGATAAAGCTGCCCACCGACGTCGAAATAGTTGATTTCCTGCGTCCGGCCCGGCGTGTTTGACGTCCGCGCCAGCGACTTGCGCCCGGTCAACGCGTTGATGAGGCTGGATTTCCCCACGTTCGAACGGCCCGCGAAGCAGATCTCGAGCCGGTCGGCCGGGGGCAGGCCGGGCATCGCCACCACGCCCTTGACGAAATCGACGGGGCCCGCGAACAGCTTGCGGCCGGTCTCGGCGGTCAGGGTGTCGGGCTCGGGCGTCA includes the following:
- a CDS encoding acetate/propionate family kinase; this encodes MRIVVFNAGSSSLKFGVFDHQGAATVQVFKGAFERFRDGGCQARFEAGTRRESGAAPYPDLAAATAAVPGVLADWGLDGLDAVGHRIAHGGADFAQPALLDDATLARIEALTPLAPLHNPANLEAVRVARKVWPDLPQVGVFDTAFHLTNPPRVTTYAVPGAWRDAGLRRYGFHGTSHKYVARRAAEALDRPLGDLRLISVHLGNGASACAVNLGRSLESSMGLTPLEGLVMGTRSGDIDPGAFGYLHRQLGLSIEAIEEGLNRDSGLKGLTGSADMRDVEDRAAAGDPAAQLAINLYAYRVRKYIGAYAAAMGGVDAVIFTGGIGENSASMRRRICDGLDFMGLRLDHDRNMAVDLHDHAAPQIQAYGARVAVIVTETAEQLQIAREVAGHLQRPAAAPRPLPVAVSGRHVHLCAASLKALFGDGYALTVDKPLRQPGNWAARERVTLIGPKGRIEHVAILGPLRKATQIEVSRTDSFALGIDAPVRDSGHLDGTPTIRIAGPAGQIDTDGLIVAARHIHINPDDASAMGLHDGQEVQVRIGEGERALTFGRTLVRVQPTAFTEMHIDTDEANAAGIGPDCEGQVVALTAHPVVTD
- a CDS encoding YeeE/YedE family protein, which translates into the protein MTLIVHPQDWLFGLAGGLMIGLAAALLLLGNGRIMGASGIVSNALNGAGPRTLREDLPFLLGLIGAPALAVLALGAPDSHVSGDLPMLALAGILVGAGTKLANGCTSGHGVCGMSRFSLRSIVATACYLGAGAVSFFVARHLLGVI
- a CDS encoding histidine phosphatase family protein — translated: MSKRLILTRHAKSSWDDPTMADHDRPLNERGKTASADLGEWLASRGYVPDEVLCSDALRTRKTWSGIAPALPGTPILTLKPALYHAGPDVMLAVLKHATTDTVMMIGHNPGIAEFAERIVAQAPMNPEFRRYPTGATLVASFEIDSWKDIAWGQGAVRDFIVPSEIGG
- a CDS encoding ferredoxin, coding for MPTIDPLGALCAEGLLALAVTGPDADFCPPGTQSLVLVGPEGGTTWWSRVTAAPEWHDGAPDPLDRWSKRVLGAIAERFGGTALFPSDGPPWPPFFRWALDSGRLWQSPVGMLVHHDCGLWASFRGALALPLAVHLPPAENPCDTCVDRPCTRACPVAALSATAYDTARCHAYLDSTAGRDCMTHGCAARRACPAGESHARLPEQSAYHMSRFHR
- the argB gene encoding acetylglutamate kinase, with protein sequence MRQQNMDRDWKAIARTLSEALPYLQRFSGAVVVVKFGGNAMGDATAMAEFARDIVLMKQVGLNPVVVHGGGPMINDLLGRLGIKSDFVRGKRVTDKATVEVVEMVLTGLVNKRIVQAIMDEGGRAVGVSGKDDDLMVCVADDPELGFVGKPVEMNVQVLRDLFKAGIIPVVAPVATGMSALETFNVNGDTAAGAIAGALKADRLLLLTDVSGVKDKDGNVLTEIHPDQVREMIADGTIVGGMIPKTETALQAIEEGVRAVVILDGRVPNACLLELFTELGAGSMIRATPSRVTLRAHD
- a CDS encoding YihA family ribosome biogenesis GTP-binding protein codes for the protein MTLPFPLTPEPDTLTAETGRKLFAGPVDFVKGVVAMPGLPPADRLEICFAGRSNVGKSSLINALTGRKSLARTSNTPGRTQEINYFDVGGQLYLVDLPGYGFAEAPVAVVRKWHALLKDYLSGRATLRRAFVLIDMRHGIKKVDEEILDLLNKSAVTFQVVLTKADKISKAEQDRTLAQVRAALAKHPAAYPELLVTSSEKGEGIATLRALIASME